The Bacteroidota bacterium genomic sequence GGCTGGTGATTTCCACCTATCAGGCCGTTTCGGGTACCGGACAAAAAGCCATGGACCAGATACAGAACGAACGCGCGGGCATCAGCGGTCCCATGGCGTATCATTACCCGATTGATCTGAACTGTATTCCTCACGGAGGCGATTTTCTGGACGACGGTTATACCACCGAAGAAGTGAAGCTGGTGAACGAAACGCGCAAAATACTGGGCGACCAAACCATCAATATTACTGCAACGGTTGTTCGTGTGCCGGTATTAATGGGGCATTCCGAATGTGTGAATATTGAATTTCATAAGGAGTTTGACCTGAAGGAAGCCGTGCAGCTGCTGCGCGACGCTCCCGGAATCATTGTTATGGATAATCCTGAAACCAATACCTATCCCATGCCGCTGATGGCAGCCGGAAAAGATGAAGTGTTTGTGGGACGCATCCGCCGCGACCATTCACAGCCCTGCACCATGAATATATGGGTAGTTGCCGACAACCTTCGTAAAGGAGCGGCGTCTAATGCCATTCAGATTGCGGAAGCAATTAACAGTTAAGAATTAATAATTAACAATTAACAATTTTCAAATTAGCTAATTGCCGAATTGCCGAATTGACTAATTGTCTCATTGGCGAATTGACTAATTATAAAAGTCACGCAAAGACGCGAAGACGCAAAGATTAATTGTTAGTTCTTCACTCTTAGTTCTTCACTCTTAGTTCTTCACTACTTTGTTCTGTTTGTATTATAATAATGTGTACCTTTGCACCCGATTAAATAAAACAATAGTGAACTTTCCGGGCAAGCAGGGCGCTTGTCAATCCTTCCAACATCGTCAATGTCTGTGGGGGAACAATTTATCCGCACCCCCGAATTTCACAAGCAATCTACATTATGATAACATTTGAAGAATTAGGAATTTCCCCTTCCATTTTGAAGGCGGTCAGGGAACTTGGTTTTGAGAACCCCATGCCGGTTCAGGAAAAGGTAATCCCGTTGATGCTGGGCCAGTCGCGCGACATCATTGCATTAGCACAGACAGGAACAGGTAAAACAGCAGCATTCGGACTTCCGCTGGTGCAGGAAGCCATTCCGGGCTCAAAACTGCCTACGGCGCTCATACTTTGCCCAACCCGCGAACTCTGCCTGCAAATTGCCGGCGATCTGAACGATTACGCATTGTACAGCAACGACATCAAAGTGCTTCCCGTTTATGGAGGCTCAAGCATTGATACTCAGGTAAAAGCCCTGAGAAGCGGCGTACAGATTATTGTTGCAACACCCGGCCGTATGAACGACCTTATTGAACGCGGTGTGGCAAAACTTTCAGCTATCAAGCGCGTGGTGCTCGACGAAGCCGACGAAATGCTCAACATGGGCTTTCTCGACAGCATCAACACCATTCTGGCCGAAGTGCCCGAAAACAGAAACACACTGCTGTTCTCGGCTACCATGCCTCCGCAAATTGCAAGCATCTCCAAGAAATACATGAAAGACCCCTTAGAGGTCACCATTGGTACCCGCAACTCGGGCGCCGAGAATGTTAAACACATCTACTACACCGTTCACGCCAAGGATAAATATCTGGTGCTGAAACGTATTGCCGATAATAACCCGGGCATCTTCGGACTGGTATTTTGCCGCACACGCCGCGAAACACAGGAAATTGCCGATAAACTGATTCAGGACGGCTACAATGCAGAAGCGCTTCACGGCGACCTCTCGCAGGGACAGCGCGATCTGGTAATGTCGAAGTTTCGTTCCAAGAACATCAAAATGCTGGTGGCTACCGACGTGGCT encodes the following:
- a CDS encoding aspartate-semialdehyde dehydrogenase, with the translated sequence MKVAVIGATGLVGRMMIKVLEERNFPVTELILAASDRSVGKVIEFKGKPVTMVSVADAISAKPRFAFFSAGGSASKHYAPLFAANGTVVIDNSSAWRMDDSIKLVVPEVNGGLLTADDKIIANPNCSTIQMVVALNPLHKKYGIKRLVISTYQAVSGTGQKAMDQIQNERAGISGPMAYHYPIDLNCIPHGGDFLDDGYTTEEVKLVNETRKILGDQTINITATVVRVPVLMGHSECVNIEFHKEFDLKEAVQLLRDAPGIIVMDNPETNTYPMPLMAAGKDEVFVGRIRRDHSQPCTMNIWVVADNLRKGAASNAIQIAEAINS